A genome region from Erigeron canadensis isolate Cc75 chromosome 3, C_canadensis_v1, whole genome shotgun sequence includes the following:
- the LOC122593584 gene encoding protein CHUP1, chloroplastic — protein sequence MPSGDDGITITFLKRELEASLIKIGSLEKENHELKQETSRLKTQINTLKAHDLERKTMLWKKLQNTMDCGKLALDESSQKPKPLQVDVQNAQMKKPNLAHIETTVKPTLNHTETTVNLPKPPPSPPQWLQRRVAGPPPPPPPLPSSPIGSKAVRRVPAVMEFYRSLMKRDTQKDNKNGATGFAPVTYSRDMIGEIENRSTYLTSIKSDVEKYGQLLNFLIREVQSAAFTEILDVEGFVKWLDSELSCLVDERAVLKHFPQWPERKADALREAAFSYRDLKNLESEVLGFKSSPKQPLIQSFRKMQALQDRVESSISGLERTREGISKKYKELQIPWQWLMDTGVVGQIKLSTLKLARECMRRVAKELECNEASRDGDLLLQGVRFAFRVHQFAGGFDTETMNAFEELKEIGSNIYNK from the exons atgccgTCTGGAGACGATGGCATCACCATCACTTTCCTAAAGAGAGAACTCGAAGCATCGTTGATCAAGATCGGTTCGTTAGAGAAAGAAAACCATGAACTAAAGCAAGAAACGAGTCGTCTCAAAACACAAATAAACACACTTAAAGCACATGATCTCGAAAGGAAAACAATGTTATGGAAGAAGCTACAAAACACAATGGATTGTGGAAAACTTGCTCTAGATGAATCATCACAAAAACCAAAACCTCTTCAAGTAGACGTGCAAAATGCACAAatgaagaaaccgaatttagcCCATATAGAAACAACCGTGAAACCAACTTTAAACCATACAGAAACAACCGTGAATTTGCCAAAACCACCACCTTCGCCACCACAATGGTTGCAAAGACGAGTAGCCggtccaccacctccaccaccacccctACCTTCGAGTCCAATTGGATCAAAGGCAGTACGACGTGTGCCAGCAGTTATGGAGTTTTATAGATCATTAATGAAAAGAGACACGCAAAAAGATAATAAGAATGGGGCGACAGGGTTCGCCCCAGTTACATATTCCCGAGACATGATTGGAGAGATAGAAAACAGATCAACTTATCTTACATCC ATAAAATCAGATGTCGAAAAATATGGTCAGCTGCTAAATTTTTTGATAAGGGAAGTCCAGAGTGCAGCATTTACGGAGATTTTGGATGTGGAAGGATTTGTTAAGTGGCTAGACAGTGAGTTGTCGTGTTTAGTAGACGAAAGGGCTGTACTAAAACACTTTCCACAGTGGCCCGAAAGAAAAGCTGATGCATTACGTGAAGCTGCTTTCAGTTACCGAGATTTAAAGAATCTAGAATCTGAAGTTTTGGGTTTTAAAAGCAGTCCAAAACAACCATTGATTCAATCTTTTAGGAAGATGCAAGCACTGCAAGACAG AGTGGAGTCAAGCATTAGCGGATTGGAAAGAACGAGAGAAGGTATAAGCAAGAAATACAAGGAGCTTCAAATTCCATGGCAATGGCTGATGGATACAGGAGTTGTTGGACAG ATAAAACTAAGCACACTTAAACTTGCAAGAGAATGTATGAGAAGGGTTGCGAAAGAATTAGAATGCAATGAAGCTTCACGAGACGGGGATCTTTTACTTCAAGGGGTTCGGTTTGCTTTTCGGGTTCACCAG TTTGCAGGAGGTTTTGATACAGAAACAATGAATGCATTTGAAGAGTTAAAGGAGATTGGAAGCAACATCTACAACAAGTAG